The Mesorhizobium sp. M1D.F.Ca.ET.043.01.1.1 genome contains a region encoding:
- a CDS encoding GNAT family N-acetyltransferase, with product MSIGREAGVPIQETARTILRAHRLDDFETYVAMWADPGVTRFIGGKPRTREESWLRFLRHAGLWSLLGYGFWAIEHKATGHFIGEAGFHDLKREIEPSIEGVPEAGWALASTAHGQGLASEVVGRIVAWADVVFGRARTVCIIDPDNGASLKVAEKNGYREILRTSYHDKPTILLERWAGGEPRP from the coding sequence ATGAGCATTGGAAGGGAAGCCGGCGTGCCGATCCAGGAGACGGCGCGGACCATCCTGCGGGCGCACCGGCTCGACGATTTCGAGACCTATGTCGCCATGTGGGCTGACCCCGGGGTCACCCGCTTCATCGGCGGCAAGCCGCGCACCCGCGAGGAAAGCTGGTTGCGCTTCCTGCGTCATGCCGGCCTCTGGTCGCTGCTTGGCTATGGGTTCTGGGCGATAGAGCACAAGGCGACAGGCCACTTCATCGGCGAGGCCGGGTTCCATGACCTGAAGCGCGAGATCGAGCCCTCGATCGAAGGTGTGCCGGAAGCCGGCTGGGCACTGGCGTCGACCGCGCATGGCCAGGGACTGGCAAGCGAAGTCGTCGGCCGCATCGTCGCCTGGGCAGACGTGGTGTTCGGGCGAGCCAGGACGGTCTGCATCATCGATCCCGACAACGGCGCTTCGCTCAAGGTGGCAGAGAAGAACGGCTATCGCGAAATCCTGCGGACCAGCTATCACGACAAGCCGACGATCCTGCTGGAGCGGTGGGCCGGAGGCGAGCCTAGACCGTAG
- the nth gene encoding endonuclease III yields MALPKSKNSLPVKKPSASASGGGAKAKAPSRKRGPRSLYSPAEVHEIFRRFSVQRPEPKGELDYINPFTLLIAVVLSAQATDAGVNKATKPLFAAADTPQKMLALGEAKVGDYIRTIGLWRNKAKNVIALSKALIDDHAGKVPEDRDELVKLPGVGRKTANVVLNVAFGQHTMAVDTHIFRIGNRIGLAPGKTPEQVEQGLLKVIPDEYMRHAHHWLILHGRYVCKARKPDCPACVIADICKSREKTTDVPAPLVPIAPLQETLAEVQ; encoded by the coding sequence ATGGCGCTTCCCAAGTCCAAAAATTCCTTGCCCGTCAAAAAGCCATCTGCCTCCGCCTCAGGCGGCGGCGCGAAAGCAAAGGCGCCGTCGCGGAAGCGCGGGCCGCGCTCGCTCTATAGTCCAGCCGAGGTGCATGAGATTTTCCGGCGCTTTTCCGTGCAGCGGCCGGAGCCGAAGGGCGAGCTTGACTACATCAATCCCTTCACGCTGCTGATCGCGGTGGTGCTGTCGGCGCAGGCAACCGATGCCGGCGTCAACAAGGCGACGAAGCCGCTGTTTGCGGCGGCCGATACGCCGCAGAAGATGCTGGCGCTCGGCGAGGCCAAGGTCGGCGACTATATCCGCACCATCGGGCTTTGGCGCAACAAGGCCAAGAACGTGATCGCGCTCTCAAAGGCGCTGATCGACGACCATGCCGGCAAGGTGCCGGAGGACCGCGACGAGCTGGTCAAGCTGCCGGGCGTGGGGCGCAAGACCGCCAATGTCGTGCTCAACGTCGCCTTCGGCCAGCATACGATGGCGGTCGACACGCATATCTTCCGCATCGGCAATCGGATCGGGCTGGCACCCGGCAAGACGCCGGAACAGGTCGAGCAGGGGCTCCTGAAGGTCATCCCGGACGAATATATGCGCCACGCGCATCACTGGCTGATCCTGCATGGACGCTATGTCTGCAAGGCGCGCAAGCCGGACTGCCCGGCCTGCGTGATCGCCGACATCTGCAAATCCAGGGAAAAGACCACCGACGTGCCGGCGCCGCTGGTGCCGATCGCCCCGCTGCAGGAGACGCTTGCGGAGGTTCAATAG
- a CDS encoding LysE family translocator — protein sequence MSLELYATYVVACVVIILVPGPTVTLIIANSMRHGSRAGLANVAGTQAGLAIMIAIVGIGLNTLIAGMGHWFEWVRLIGAAYLIWMGVQMFRSKGTLNPDGSARKPRGGFFLQGFLVAISNPKTLVFFGAFFPQFIAPHGNYTLQIVVMGLTAMVFAAMSDSTYALAAGRAGRILSASRVKLMSRVSGSFLVGGGLWLAFSKAK from the coding sequence ATGTCGCTGGAACTTTACGCCACCTATGTCGTCGCCTGCGTCGTCATCATCCTGGTGCCCGGCCCGACGGTCACGCTGATCATTGCCAACAGCATGCGCCACGGCTCGCGCGCCGGGCTTGCCAATGTCGCCGGCACCCAGGCCGGCCTCGCCATCATGATCGCCATCGTCGGCATCGGCCTCAACACGCTGATCGCCGGCATGGGCCACTGGTTCGAATGGGTGCGGCTGATCGGCGCCGCCTACCTGATCTGGATGGGCGTGCAGATGTTTCGTTCGAAGGGCACGCTGAACCCCGATGGATCGGCCAGGAAGCCGCGCGGCGGCTTCTTCCTGCAAGGTTTCCTCGTGGCGATCTCTAATCCGAAGACGCTTGTTTTCTTCGGCGCCTTCTTCCCGCAGTTCATCGCGCCGCACGGCAATTACACGCTGCAGATCGTGGTCATGGGCCTGACCGCGATGGTCTTCGCCGCCATGTCGGATTCGACCTACGCGCTTGCCGCCGGCCGCGCCGGCCGCATTCTGTCGGCGAGCCGCGTGAAGCTCATGTCCAGGGTCAGCGGCAGCTTCCTGGTAGGCGGCGGGCTATGGCTGGCGTTCTCGAAGGCGAAGTAA
- a CDS encoding DUF2244 domain-containing protein: MSDTNASFEADKPFFEVLLTPHRSLGRTGFLILMGALMFGWAVTGAIFLAHGAWPVFGFFGLDVIGVYVAFRINYRAARAREEISVSRTRLDIRKTAPSGRFEDHRFNPFWTRFSIARHAEIGITRMAVEAQGRSVSIGSFLDPGSRESFATAFSRALATAKTR; this comes from the coding sequence ATGAGCGACACAAACGCCTCGTTCGAAGCCGACAAGCCGTTCTTCGAGGTTTTGCTGACGCCGCATCGTTCCCTTGGCCGGACCGGTTTTTTGATCCTGATGGGAGCCCTCATGTTCGGTTGGGCAGTCACCGGCGCGATCTTCCTGGCTCATGGCGCATGGCCGGTCTTCGGCTTCTTCGGGTTGGATGTGATTGGCGTCTATGTCGCCTTCCGCATCAACTACCGAGCGGCCCGTGCCCGCGAGGAAATATCGGTTTCGCGCACGCGTCTCGACATCCGCAAGACGGCGCCGTCGGGCCGTTTCGAGGATCATCGCTTCAACCCGTTCTGGACCCGGTTTTCGATCGCCCGCCACGCCGAGATCGGCATCACCCGGATGGCCGTCGAGGCGCAGGGCAGAAGCGTTTCGATCGGGTCTTTCCTCGACCCCGGCTCCCGCGAAAGTTTCGCGACTGCCTTTTCGCGCGCGCTGGCGACCGCCAAGACGCGCTGA
- a CDS encoding bifunctional helix-turn-helix domain-containing protein/methylated-DNA--[protein]-cysteine S-methyltransferase translates to MNAQMTMNTLMKPTAILENDITPEGSDYEVVRRAIEKISLDYRDQPSLETLAEAVGETPTGLQKLFTRWAGLSPKAFLQAVTLDHARRLLDSGMPLLETSFELGMSGPGRLHDLFVTHEAMSPGDYKTRGAGLTISYGYHISPFGIALIMVTDRGLAGLAFCDAGGERAAFADMSGRWPNASYVEDMSATQPYAARVFDPTLWRADQPLRVVMIGTDFQLRVWEALLRIPMGKACTYSSIAASIGRPSASRAVGAAVGANPMSFVVPCHRALGKSGDLTGYHWGLTRKRAILGWEAGQVAS, encoded by the coding sequence ATGAACGCCCAGATGACCATGAATACGTTGATGAAACCGACGGCGATCCTCGAGAACGACATCACGCCCGAAGGCAGCGACTACGAAGTCGTGCGCCGCGCCATCGAGAAGATCAGCCTCGACTACCGCGACCAGCCCTCGCTCGAGACCCTGGCCGAAGCCGTCGGCGAGACCCCGACCGGCCTGCAGAAACTGTTCACGCGCTGGGCCGGCCTTTCGCCCAAGGCCTTCCTGCAGGCCGTGACGCTCGACCATGCCCGCAGGTTGCTCGATTCCGGCATGCCGCTGCTGGAAACCTCGTTCGAGCTCGGCATGTCCGGCCCCGGCCGGCTGCACGACCTCTTCGTCACCCATGAGGCGATGTCGCCCGGCGACTACAAGACCCGCGGCGCCGGCCTCACCATCAGCTATGGCTACCACATCTCGCCCTTCGGCATCGCGCTCATCATGGTGACCGACCGCGGGCTCGCCGGCCTCGCCTTCTGCGATGCCGGCGGCGAGCGGGCCGCCTTCGCCGACATGTCCGGCCGGTGGCCGAACGCCAGCTACGTTGAGGATATGTCGGCCACCCAGCCCTACGCCGCGCGCGTCTTCGATCCGACGCTCTGGCGTGCCGACCAGCCGCTGCGCGTGGTGATGATCGGCACCGATTTCCAGCTGCGCGTCTGGGAGGCGCTGCTGCGCATCCCGATGGGCAAGGCCTGTACCTATTCCTCGATCGCGGCAAGCATCGGCCGTCCCAGCGCCAGCCGGGCCGTCGGCGCGGCCGTCGGCGCCAATCCGATGTCCTTCGTCGTTCCTTGCCATCGCGCGCTCGGCAAGTCCGGCGACCTGACGGGCTACCACTGGGGCCTGACGCGCAAGCGCGCCATCCTTGGCTGGGAGGCGGGACAGGTGGCGTCCTGA
- a CDS encoding ribokinase, which yields MIIVVGSINLDLIANVDRLPEPGETVRGSGFATAPGGKGANQALAAARAGAKVRMVGAVGKDSFAAEALALLKAGNVDLSGVGESFASTGTALILVGADGENVIAVVPGANDSVLPGDIAKAYLKKGDVVLLQHEIPLQTVEAALDAARAAGAVSVLNTAPFRAEASGFLGRADYAVANETEFDLYGEALALSGRDRQARMRDYAQKTGRVIVVTLGGDGVLAATPDHFLTVPALKITPVDTVGAGDTFCGYFGAGLASGLALEKALMRAAAAGSLACLKPGAQPAIPLAKDVDAALAAR from the coding sequence TTGATTATCGTTGTCGGCTCGATCAACCTCGACCTCATCGCCAATGTCGACCGCTTGCCGGAGCCCGGCGAGACGGTCCGCGGCTCCGGTTTCGCCACCGCGCCAGGCGGCAAGGGCGCCAATCAGGCTCTGGCCGCCGCCCGCGCCGGCGCCAAGGTGCGCATGGTGGGCGCCGTCGGCAAGGACAGCTTCGCCGCAGAGGCGCTGGCGTTGCTGAAAGCCGGCAATGTCGATCTCTCCGGCGTCGGCGAGAGCTTCGCCTCGACCGGCACGGCGCTGATCCTGGTCGGCGCCGACGGCGAGAACGTCATCGCCGTCGTGCCGGGCGCCAACGATTCGGTTCTGCCCGGCGACATTGCCAAGGCCTATCTGAAGAAAGGCGATGTCGTGCTCTTGCAGCATGAGATCCCGCTGCAGACTGTGGAAGCGGCGCTCGACGCCGCGCGCGCGGCAGGCGCCGTCAGCGTGCTCAACACCGCGCCTTTCCGCGCCGAGGCCTCCGGTTTCCTCGGCAGGGCCGACTACGCCGTCGCCAACGAGACCGAGTTCGACCTTTATGGCGAGGCGCTGGCGCTCTCCGGGCGCGACCGGCAGGCCCGGATGCGCGACTATGCCCAGAAGACCGGCCGCGTGATCGTCGTCACGCTCGGCGGCGACGGCGTGCTGGCCGCCACGCCCGACCATTTCCTCACCGTCCCGGCGCTGAAGATCACCCCGGTCGACACGGTCGGCGCCGGCGACACTTTTTGCGGCTATTTCGGCGCCGGCCTGGCGTCCGGCCTTGCGCTCGAAAAGGCGCTCATGCGCGCCGCGGCCGCCGGCTCGCTCGCCTGCCTGAAGCCTGGCGCGCAGCCGGCGATCCCGTTGGCAAAGGACGTCGACGCCGCCTTGGCCGCGCGGTGA
- a CDS encoding DUF2214 family protein, producing METTDLLLAIAHHLLVFSLAGIIGAEFVLVRGDLGAATLKRLAGIDRHYGIIAALIVIVGICRVFFGLKGWEFYVYNWVFWAKMAAFIIVGLLSIVPTMRFISWSRQASGNPSFSVPASELASVRNYVRAEGFIFLLIPVFAAAMARGYGY from the coding sequence ATGGAAACCACCGACCTTCTGCTGGCGATCGCCCATCACCTTCTGGTGTTCTCGCTGGCCGGCATCATCGGCGCCGAGTTCGTGCTGGTGCGCGGCGACCTGGGAGCGGCGACGCTCAAGCGCCTTGCCGGCATCGACCGCCACTACGGCATCATCGCGGCGCTGATCGTCATCGTTGGCATCTGCAGGGTGTTCTTCGGTCTGAAAGGCTGGGAGTTCTACGTCTACAACTGGGTGTTCTGGGCAAAGATGGCGGCCTTCATCATCGTCGGCCTGCTGTCGATCGTTCCCACGATGCGCTTCATCTCATGGAGCAGGCAGGCGAGCGGCAATCCCTCTTTCTCGGTGCCGGCGTCCGAACTCGCCTCGGTGAGGAACTATGTCCGCGCCGAGGGCTTCATCTTCCTGCTCATTCCTGTCTTTGCCGCGGCCATGGCGCGCGGCTACGGCTATTGA
- a CDS encoding YdeI/OmpD-associated family protein: MSRLKRALNPMPEDVRAVLAERGLTAAYDVRPDYQRNDYPGWIARAKRPDTRQKRLDQMLDELARGGVYMNMAWRG; the protein is encoded by the coding sequence ATGAGCCGACTGAAGCGCGCCCTCAATCCGATGCCTGAAGACGTTCGGGCCGTACTCGCGGAACGGGGACTTACGGCCGCCTATGATGTGCGGCCGGATTATCAGCGGAACGACTATCCCGGCTGGATCGCCCGCGCCAAACGCCCTGATACGAGGCAGAAGCGGCTTGACCAGATGCTCGACGAGCTGGCGCGCGGCGGCGTCTACATGAACATGGCCTGGCGCGGCTGA
- a CDS encoding amidase — translation MRPSTKHAVPPAGDICRLSAIDLAQAIRQRRLSVREVVNAFLDRIEAVNPLVNAIVSLRERAGILAEAERADAHLAEGGATGSLFGLPIAIKDLALTKGLRTSFGSPIFADFVPQEDDFFVERLRKAGAIIIGKTNVPEFGLGSNTYNPVFGPTLNAFDPALTAGGSSGGAAVALALDMLPVADGSDFGGSLRNPAAYNNVYGFRPSQGLVPAGPDIDVFHAQMGVEGPMGRNVADIALLLDEQAGYHPRAPLSHHKQGSFLEGLGTKATGGRIAWLGDLGGHLPMEPGILELCEAALARFAEASFHAEALVPDFDFEALWQAFVTLRQASSGCGLKAHYDDPEKRRLLKPEAVWEVEQAMRLNAPQVHAATVRRSSWHRALLSLFERFDLIVLPTAQVFPFDVATHWPREVAGRTMDSYHRWMQVSAFATLGGCPALNVPVGFDGRGRPMGMQLIGRPRGDLAVLKAGAAYEATLPWPAGAG, via the coding sequence ATGCGTCCGTCGACGAAACATGCCGTGCCGCCGGCCGGCGACATCTGCCGCCTGTCCGCGATCGATCTTGCCCAGGCGATCCGGCAGCGGCGCCTGTCGGTGCGCGAAGTCGTCAATGCCTTTCTCGACCGCATCGAGGCCGTCAACCCGCTGGTCAACGCCATCGTGTCGCTGCGCGAGCGCGCCGGCATCCTGGCGGAAGCCGAAAGGGCCGATGCCCATCTGGCCGAGGGCGGCGCGACCGGATCGCTGTTCGGGCTGCCCATCGCCATCAAGGACCTGGCCCTGACCAAGGGCCTGAGGACCAGTTTCGGCTCGCCGATCTTCGCCGATTTTGTCCCGCAGGAGGACGATTTCTTCGTCGAGCGCCTCCGCAAGGCCGGCGCCATCATCATCGGCAAAACCAATGTCCCGGAGTTCGGCCTGGGCTCCAACACCTACAATCCCGTCTTCGGCCCGACGCTCAACGCCTTCGATCCGGCGCTCACCGCCGGCGGCTCGAGCGGCGGCGCGGCGGTGGCGCTGGCGCTCGACATGCTGCCCGTCGCCGACGGCAGCGACTTCGGCGGTTCGCTGCGCAATCCGGCCGCCTACAACAACGTCTATGGCTTCCGCCCGTCGCAGGGGCTGGTGCCCGCCGGCCCCGACATCGACGTCTTCCACGCCCAGATGGGCGTCGAAGGGCCGATGGGCCGCAACGTCGCCGACATCGCGCTGCTGCTCGACGAGCAGGCCGGCTATCATCCGCGCGCGCCGCTGTCGCATCACAAGCAGGGTTCCTTCCTCGAAGGTTTGGGCACGAAAGCCACCGGCGGCCGCATCGCCTGGCTCGGCGATCTCGGCGGCCACCTGCCGATGGAGCCCGGAATCCTCGAACTGTGCGAAGCCGCCCTTGCCCGCTTCGCCGAGGCATCCTTCCACGCCGAGGCGCTGGTGCCGGATTTCGACTTCGAGGCGCTGTGGCAGGCCTTCGTGACGCTGCGCCAGGCAAGCAGCGGCTGCGGGCTGAAGGCGCATTATGACGATCCGGAAAAACGCAGGCTTTTGAAGCCGGAAGCGGTTTGGGAAGTCGAGCAGGCGATGCGCCTCAACGCGCCTCAGGTCCACGCCGCCACAGTCCGGCGCTCCTCATGGCACAGGGCGCTGCTGTCGCTGTTCGAGCGCTTCGACCTCATCGTCCTGCCGACCGCGCAGGTCTTCCCTTTCGACGTCGCCACCCACTGGCCGCGCGAGGTCGCAGGGCGGACGATGGACAGCTATCACCGCTGGATGCAGGTCTCCGCCTTTGCCACGCTGGGCGGCTGCCCGGCGCTCAACGTGCCGGTCGGCTTCGACGGCAGGGGCCGGCCGATGGGCATGCAGCTGATCGGCCGTCCGCGCGGCGATCTCGCCGTGCTCAAGGCCGGCGCCGCCTATGAGGCGACGCTGCCATGGCCGGCGGGGGCCGGCTGA